A single region of the Drosophila takahashii strain IR98-3 E-12201 chromosome 2R, DtakHiC1v2, whole genome shotgun sequence genome encodes:
- the MFS17 gene encoding vesicular glutamate transporter 3 isoform X5 — MQDSRGSYSVPQDGIPTRPVFRSWCFIDKIPARLVLYFLSWSGFLVSFMMRNDMNFALVAMISNHNSTQTQSINGSQTISGSGNEDQINIVKSVIISSFYWCYVLSQVVGGVATELFGTKCVFGWSQLATALCSVLMPLAAQLHYTAVIALRSIQGFASGLTWPAMYAIVGYWIPLTERSRFMSSFQGFSIGIGLTYPLCGFILSEFGWPYVFYTTGTLGLAWCILWYFLAFNTPREHPRIAEEELNYIELNVRKEINSTAKVKVPWLQIFRSLPAWAIAITTFGRIFLHYVFIVNGPTFMGNVLKFNFETNGFLSGMPFICSYISSVFFCYIADKFVLYKVLNLTNVRKLFTALSQIIPGILIYCIGYIDNVNILLTVWFIAVIFITASYAGAMANIIDLAPNYGHSAAVLAFCQTIHMSASFISPLTAGFIITREVVYKSERAGSDNYIIKLS; from the exons ACAAAATACCGGCTCGGTTAGTACTCTATTTCCTTTCGTGGTCTGGCTTTCTGGTCTCTTTTATGATGCGCAATGATATGAATTTTGCTTTGGTAGCTATGATTTCAAATCACAATTCAACTCAAACCCAATCAATCAACGGATCGCAAACTATTTCg GGTAGTGGCAACGAAGACCAAATCAATATTGTAAAATCGGTTATTATAAGTTCCTTCTATTGGTGTTATGTGCTATCCCAGGTGGTAGGAGGGGTTGCCACAGAATTGTTTGGGACGAAGTGCGTATTCGGATGGTCACAGTTAGCAACAGCTCTATGTAGTGTTCTGATGCCGTTAGCAGCACAATTACATTACACAGCTGTAATTGCTTTAAGATCTATTCAGGGTTTTGCCTCTGGGCTGACGTGGCCTGCCATGTATGCAATAGTTGGCTATTGGATACCACTCACGGAACGCTCACGTTTTATGTCAAGTTTTCAAGGTTTTAGTATTGGTATCGGCTTAACATACCCATTGTGCGGATTTATTTTGTCAGAATTCGGTTGGCCGTATGTTTTCTATACAACTGGTACTCTAGGGCTTGCATGGTGCATattatggtattttttagCTTTCAATACACCCCGAGAGCACCCTCGTATTGCTGAAGAAGAGCTTAATTATATAGAACTTAATGTTAGAAAAGAGATAAACAGTACTGCTAAAGTTAAAGTCCCCTGGTTGCAAATTTTTAGATCCTTACCTGCGTGGGCGATTGCTATAACAACATTTGGCAGAATATTTCTACATTACGTTTTCATTGTTAATGGTCCCACATTTATGGGGAATGTTTTgaagtttaattttgaaacaaatgGCTTTCTATCTGGAATGCCTTTTATTTGCTCATATATTtcatcggtttttttttgttatattgctgataaatttgtattgtataaagttttaaatctTACTAACGtcagaaaattatttacaGCTTTGTCACAAATTATTCCAGGGATCTTAATATATTGTATTGGGTATATAGATAATGTAAACATTTTGTTAACCGTTTGGTTTATAGCGGTGATATTTATAACAGCATCTTATGCAGGAGCAATGGCCAATATAATTGACTTAGCCCCAAATTATGGACACTCTGCTGCTGTTTTGGCATTTTGTCAAACCATTCATATGTCTGCGTCTTTTATTTCTCCATTGACTGCTGGATTTATTATCACTCGAGAG
- the MFS17 gene encoding vesicular glutamate transporter 3 isoform X6, with the protein MQDSRGSYSVPQDGIPTRPVFRSWCFIDKIPARLVLYFLSWSGFLVSFMMRNDMNFALVAMISNHNSTQTQSINGSQTISGSGNEDQINIVKSVIISSFYWCYVLSQVVGGVATELFGTKCVFGWSQLATALCSVLMPLAAQLHYTAVIALRSIQGFASGLTWPAMYAIVGYWIPLTERSRFMSSFQGFSIGIGLTYPLCGFILSEFGWPYVFYTTGTLGLAWCILWYFLAFNTPREHPRIAEEELNYIELNVRKEINSTAKVKVPWLQIFRSLPAWAIAITTFGRIFLHYVFIVNGPTFMGNVLKFNFETNGFLSGMPFICSYISSVFFCYIADKFVLYKVLNLTNVRKLFTALSQIIPGILIYCIGYIDNVNILLTVWFIAVIFITASYAGAMANIIDLAPNYGHSAAVLAFCQTIHMSASFISPLTAGFIITREHNFR; encoded by the exons ACAAAATACCGGCTCGGTTAGTACTCTATTTCCTTTCGTGGTCTGGCTTTCTGGTCTCTTTTATGATGCGCAATGATATGAATTTTGCTTTGGTAGCTATGATTTCAAATCACAATTCAACTCAAACCCAATCAATCAACGGATCGCAAACTATTTCg GGTAGTGGCAACGAAGACCAAATCAATATTGTAAAATCGGTTATTATAAGTTCCTTCTATTGGTGTTATGTGCTATCCCAGGTGGTAGGAGGGGTTGCCACAGAATTGTTTGGGACGAAGTGCGTATTCGGATGGTCACAGTTAGCAACAGCTCTATGTAGTGTTCTGATGCCGTTAGCAGCACAATTACATTACACAGCTGTAATTGCTTTAAGATCTATTCAGGGTTTTGCCTCTGGGCTGACGTGGCCTGCCATGTATGCAATAGTTGGCTATTGGATACCACTCACGGAACGCTCACGTTTTATGTCAAGTTTTCAAGGTTTTAGTATTGGTATCGGCTTAACATACCCATTGTGCGGATTTATTTTGTCAGAATTCGGTTGGCCGTATGTTTTCTATACAACTGGTACTCTAGGGCTTGCATGGTGCATattatggtattttttagCTTTCAATACACCCCGAGAGCACCCTCGTATTGCTGAAGAAGAGCTTAATTATATAGAACTTAATGTTAGAAAAGAGATAAACAGTACTGCTAAAGTTAAAGTCCCCTGGTTGCAAATTTTTAGATCCTTACCTGCGTGGGCGATTGCTATAACAACATTTGGCAGAATATTTCTACATTACGTTTTCATTGTTAATGGTCCCACATTTATGGGGAATGTTTTgaagtttaattttgaaacaaatgGCTTTCTATCTGGAATGCCTTTTATTTGCTCATATATTtcatcggtttttttttgttatattgctgataaatttgtattgtataaagttttaaatctTACTAACGtcagaaaattatttacaGCTTTGTCACAAATTATTCCAGGGATCTTAATATATTGTATTGGGTATATAGATAATGTAAACATTTTGTTAACCGTTTGGTTTATAGCGGTGATATTTATAACAGCATCTTATGCAGGAGCAATGGCCAATATAATTGACTTAGCCCCAAATTATGGACACTCTGCTGCTGTTTTGGCATTTTGTCAAACCATTCATATGTCTGCGTCTTTTATTTCTCCATTGACTGCTGGATTTATTATCACTCGAGAG